One region of Streptomyces leeuwenhoekii genomic DNA includes:
- a CDS encoding ATP-dependent helicase produces the protein MPARITDPEQLKELLGIPFTPEQTDCITAPPAPQVIVAGAGSGKTTVMAARVVWLVGTGQVAPEQVLGLTFTNKAAGELAERVRKALVKAGVTDPDVIDPDNPPGEPVISTYHAFAGRLLTDHGLRIGLEPSSRLLADATRYQLAARVLREAPGPYPALTRSFPDLVGDLLALDAELSEHLVRPEDLRAWDAELLRSLDGAKLTNADLRKVPEAAAARRELADLVIRYRAAKRERDLLDFGDQIALSARLAALPDVGRILRDEFRVVLLDEYQDTSVAQRVLLAGLFGGGTGHPVTAVGDPCQAIYGWRGASVANLDDFPEHFPHADGSPASRRALSENRRSGGRLLDLANGLAEPLRALHAGVEALRPAPGAERDGTVRCALLRTHAEEIDWIAGSIAHLVRTGTAPGEIAVLCRTATDFAEIQGALVAREVPVEVVGLSGLLHLPEVADLVAVCEVLQDPGANASLVRLLTGPRWRIGPRDLALLGRRARLLVSHARVDGDDDPDRRLAQAVEGVDPAEVTSLADALDTFLETPLDGTGDDDGLPFSPEARVRFARLAAELRDLRRSLSDPLMDVLHRVLAVTGLEVELSASPQALAARRRETLSNFLDVAASFAAGDNEATLLAFLGFLRTAAQYEKGLDNALPGGENTVKVLTAHKSKGLEWDVVAVPGLVTGTFPSAQGREKWTAQGKVLPHGLRGDADTLPDVPSWDSKGIRAFHEAMKDHQHTEELRLGYVTFTRPRSLLLGSGHWWGPTQKKPRGPSAFLQALYEHCAAGHGEIEVWADEPAEGEENPALHRASADRAWPLPLDEASLARRRAAAETVLAHLDELAAHPAAVPGADSHDHPDWPPPEEDEPPFDDEGLHDEVFHDAAPYDGEAPYDDECPYGGHGDRAEGHPPADENPFLREDPFAEEFAAGGLEAPAEEDPFVRDAEDAWTDGAWTGDALSPEDGHALRDGRAPGEDPALRGPRATARPVVPHQATAPEQPGGADAPRPHPAHPEPGPARRRAPEPPGLTPEEARTVASWDRDLDALAGELLRARRSVTEVPLPASLTASQLLRLAEDPDGFAQELARPMPRPPQPAARRGTRFHAWVEARFEELTLPLPDLEELPDRDAEIADERDLEALKEAFERTEYARRTPYRVEAPFQLSLAGRVVRGRIDAVYKEGDGPDTTYEIVDWKTSRAPTGDPLQLAVYRLAWAEQQGVPLESVTAAFLYVRTGDVVRPEGLPDRPALERLLLGDPHGDEPHGRTAGAGR, from the coding sequence ATGCCCGCTCGTATCACCGATCCCGAGCAGCTCAAAGAGCTCCTCGGCATTCCGTTCACCCCGGAGCAGACGGACTGCATCACCGCGCCGCCCGCCCCGCAGGTGATCGTGGCCGGAGCCGGCTCCGGCAAGACCACGGTGATGGCGGCGCGCGTGGTGTGGCTGGTCGGCACCGGCCAGGTCGCGCCCGAGCAGGTGCTCGGCCTCACCTTCACCAACAAGGCCGCCGGCGAGCTCGCCGAACGCGTCCGCAAGGCGCTGGTCAAGGCCGGCGTCACCGACCCCGACGTCATCGACCCGGACAACCCGCCGGGCGAGCCGGTGATCTCCACCTACCACGCCTTCGCGGGCCGCCTCCTGACCGACCACGGCCTGCGCATCGGGCTGGAACCGTCCTCCCGCCTGCTCGCCGACGCCACCCGCTACCAGCTCGCCGCACGGGTGCTGCGCGAGGCCCCCGGTCCCTACCCCGCACTGACCCGCTCCTTCCCCGACCTGGTCGGCGACCTCCTCGCGCTCGACGCCGAGCTGTCCGAGCACCTGGTACGGCCGGAGGACCTGCGCGCCTGGGACGCCGAACTGCTGCGTTCTCTCGACGGCGCCAAGCTCACCAACGCCGACCTGCGCAAGGTCCCCGAGGCCGCCGCCGCCCGCCGCGAACTGGCCGACCTGGTGATCCGCTACCGGGCGGCCAAGCGGGAGCGCGATCTGCTCGACTTCGGCGACCAGATCGCCCTGTCGGCGCGGCTGGCCGCCCTGCCCGACGTGGGGCGCATCCTGCGCGACGAGTTCCGCGTCGTCCTCCTCGACGAGTACCAGGACACCTCGGTCGCCCAGCGCGTCCTCCTCGCGGGCCTCTTCGGCGGCGGCACCGGCCACCCGGTGACCGCCGTCGGCGACCCCTGCCAGGCCATCTACGGCTGGCGCGGCGCCTCCGTCGCCAACCTCGACGACTTCCCCGAGCACTTCCCGCACGCCGACGGCAGCCCCGCGTCCCGCCGGGCGCTCAGCGAGAACCGCCGCAGCGGCGGACGCCTCCTCGACCTCGCCAACGGCCTGGCCGAACCGCTGCGCGCCCTGCACGCGGGAGTGGAGGCCCTCCGCCCGGCCCCCGGCGCCGAACGCGACGGCACGGTGCGCTGCGCCCTGCTGCGCACCCACGCCGAGGAGATCGACTGGATCGCCGGCTCCATCGCCCACCTCGTACGGACCGGGACGGCGCCCGGCGAGATCGCCGTCCTGTGCCGCACCGCGACCGACTTCGCGGAGATCCAGGGCGCCCTCGTGGCCCGGGAGGTGCCCGTGGAGGTGGTGGGCCTGTCCGGCCTGCTGCACCTGCCCGAGGTGGCCGATCTGGTCGCCGTCTGCGAGGTCCTCCAGGATCCCGGCGCCAACGCCTCCCTCGTCCGCCTGCTCACCGGCCCGCGCTGGCGCATCGGCCCGCGCGACCTCGCCCTGCTGGGCCGCCGCGCCCGGCTGCTCGTCTCCCACGCGCGCGTGGACGGCGACGACGACCCCGACCGCCGGCTCGCCCAGGCCGTCGAGGGCGTCGACCCGGCGGAGGTGACATCGCTCGCCGACGCCCTCGACACCTTCCTGGAGACCCCGCTGGACGGCACGGGGGACGACGACGGGCTGCCGTTCTCCCCGGAGGCGCGCGTGCGGTTCGCCCGCCTCGCCGCCGAACTGCGCGACCTGCGCCGCTCCCTGTCCGACCCGCTGATGGACGTCCTGCACCGGGTCCTCGCCGTCACCGGTCTGGAGGTCGAGCTGTCGGCGTCCCCGCAGGCCCTGGCCGCCCGCCGCCGGGAGACCCTGTCGAACTTCCTGGACGTCGCCGCCTCCTTCGCCGCCGGCGACAACGAGGCCACCCTGCTCGCCTTCCTGGGCTTCCTGCGCACCGCCGCCCAGTACGAGAAGGGCCTCGACAACGCCCTCCCCGGCGGCGAGAACACCGTCAAGGTGCTCACCGCCCACAAGTCCAAGGGCCTGGAGTGGGACGTCGTCGCCGTCCCCGGCCTGGTCACCGGCACCTTCCCCAGCGCGCAGGGGCGCGAGAAGTGGACGGCCCAGGGCAAGGTGCTGCCGCACGGCCTGCGCGGCGACGCCGACACCCTGCCCGACGTCCCCTCCTGGGACTCCAAGGGGATCAGGGCCTTCCACGAGGCGATGAAGGACCACCAGCACACCGAGGAGCTGCGCCTGGGCTACGTCACCTTCACGCGCCCCCGCTCCCTCCTCCTGGGCTCCGGCCACTGGTGGGGCCCGACACAGAAGAAGCCCCGCGGACCCTCCGCCTTCCTCCAGGCCCTGTACGAGCACTGCGCCGCCGGCCACGGCGAGATCGAGGTCTGGGCGGACGAGCCCGCCGAGGGGGAGGAGAACCCCGCCCTGCACCGGGCGAGCGCCGACCGGGCATGGCCGCTGCCCCTCGACGAGGCGTCCCTCGCCCGGCGCAGGGCCGCCGCGGAGACGGTCCTGGCCCACCTGGACGAGCTCGCCGCCCATCCGGCCGCCGTACCCGGCGCGGACAGCCACGACCACCCGGACTGGCCCCCGCCGGAGGAGGACGAGCCCCCCTTCGACGACGAGGGCCTCCACGACGAGGTTTTCCACGACGCGGCTCCGTACGACGGTGAAGCCCCGTACGACGACGAGTGTCCGTACGGGGGACACGGCGACCGGGCGGAGGGGCATCCCCCCGCCGACGAAAACCCCTTCCTCCGGGAGGACCCCTTCGCCGAGGAGTTCGCCGCCGGGGGCCTTGAGGCGCCCGCCGAGGAGGACCCCTTCGTCCGGGACGCCGAGGACGCCTGGACCGACGGCGCCTGGACCGGGGACGCCCTCTCCCCGGAGGACGGCCACGCCCTCCGGGACGGCCGGGCCCCCGGGGAGGACCCGGCCCTCCGGGGCCCCCGGGCCACCGCCCGCCCGGTCGTCCCGCACCAGGCCACGGCTCCCGAACAGCCCGGCGGCGCAGACGCTCCGCGCCCGCACCCCGCGCACCCGGAGCCGGGGCCTGCCCGTCGCCGGGCGCCGGAGCCGCCCGGGCTCACCCCGGAGGAGGCCCGCACCGTCGCGTCCTGGGACCGCGACCTCGACGCCCTTGCCGGCGAGCTCCTGCGGGCCCGCCGGAGCGTCACCGAGGTGCCCCTGCCGGCGTCGCTGACCGCGTCGCAGCTCCTGCGGCTGGCCGAGGACCCCGACGGCTTCGCCCAGGAGCTGGCCCGCCCCATGCCGCGCCCGCCCCAGCCCGCCGCCCGCCGCGGCACCCGCTTCCACGCCTGGGTCGAGGCCCGCTTCGAGGAGCTGACACTGCCCCTGCCCGACCTGGAGGAGCTGCCCGACCGCGATGCCGAGATCGCCGACGAACGCGACCTGGAGGCACTCAAGGAAGCGTTCGAGCGCACGGAGTACGCCCGCCGCACGCCCTACCGCGTCGAGGCCCCCTTCCAGCTCTCGCTGGCCGGGCGGGTCGTACGGGGCCGCATCGACGCCGTCTACAAGGAGGGCGACGGTCCGGACACGACGTACGAGATCGTCGACTGGAAGACCAGCCGGGCCCCCACCGGCGACCCGCTCCAGCTCGCGGTGTACCGGCTGGCCTGGGCCGAGCAGCAGGGGGTGCCCCTGGAGTCGGTGACGGCCGCGTTCCTGTACGTGCGCACCGGTGACGTCGTGCGTCCCGAGGGGCTGCCGGACCGCCCCGCGCTGGAACGGCTGCTGCTGGGCGATCCGCACGGTGACGAACCGCACGGCCGGACCGCCGGTGCGGGCCGATAG